From the genome of Gemmatimonadaceae bacterium:
GCCTGCTGGCTCGCATCAAACATGGCGGCCCGTCAACGATTCCATCGCGCGCTGGCGGCGCCCGCCGAGACCCAGCACGCCTGGCTTCAGGCGCAACTCGCCCGCCATGCGGCCAGTGATTTCGGCAACGGACATGACTTTGCCGCCATCGCGGACTACGCTGGTTTTGCGCGTCGCGTGCCGCTGGCCGACTACGATGATTTCGCGCCGTGGATTGGCCGCATACGTCGCGGCGACACCATGGTGCTCAGCATCGATCCGGTCACCCATTTCGCGCCGACCAGCGGATCGTCGGGTGCCCGCAAGCTCATTCCGTTCACTCGCGGACTCACGACGGCCTTCGACGCGGCCGTTGGTCCGTGGATGCTGGATCTGGCACACCGACGTCCTCGGCTGGTTGGCGGACCGGCGTATTGGTCGGTCTCGCCGCTCTCCACCACCGAGACGATCGCCGATCCGGCGCGAACGAGCGATAACGCAGGCGCCGTCCCGATCGGGTTCGCCGATGATGCCGAATACCTTGGCGGCGCCAAAGCGTGGCTCGTTCGCCGGGCGATGGCCGTGCCGGCATCGATCCGGCACGTGCGTGATGAGCGCGCCTTCTGGTGCCTGTCGCTGCTGGCCTTGCTGCGACAGCCGGAGTTGCGGCTCATCTCCGTGTGGCACCCATCATTCCTCGAACTGCTGGTCGCCGCTGCCGTTGAGGCCTGGTCCGAGTTGCTCGAGGCGGTTGCGAGCGGTTCAAATCCGTGGGAGGTCGCGTTGCCGTCGGCCGCTCATGCGGCGTGGCGTGCACCGGCCAATCGCGTACGCGCCGCCGCGCTGCGTCGAATCGGCGCGTCGAACTGGCCCGCCTGGTGGCCTCGGCTTCAGGTTGTCAGCTGCTGGGGAGAGCAGGCGGCGCAATCGGGATGCGACCGTCTCCGCTCACGATGCGCCGAAGACGCGCCGCGGGTGCTCGTGCAGCGCAAGGGTCTGCTGGCCACGGAAGCCGTCGTCACGGTGCCGTTCGCTGACGCGCTCCCGCTGGCGGTGTGTTCACACTACTTCGAGTTCCTGCAGGACGACGGCGATATCCGACGCGCGCATGAACTCCGGCCAGGGGCGCACTACGAGGTCATCGTGACCAACGGCGGCGGATTGTGGCGCTATCGCTTGGGTGACGTGGTCGAGTGCACGGGACATCTGGCGGCTACGCCGACCCTGCGCTTTCTCGGACGAGGTGGCCATGTGAGTGACCTGCGCGGTGAAAAGCTCAGTGAGCCGTTCGTCGCGGAAGCATTGCGGGGTCTGTGGGGCGACGATCCGGCGCCCGCCGTCGCCGTGCTCCGGGGTTGGGAACGCGGCGCGGCGGCCGGATACGAGCTGCTGTTGTCAACCGAGTCATTGGCGGGGTCGGTCGAACGCGTGGCGCAACGATTGGAAGCCTTGCTGTGGGAAAACCCGCATTATGCATTGGCGCGACGGTTGGGTCAGTTGGCACCGCTGCAGGTCGTGACCATTGGCGAAGACGACGCACGTGACGCGTTGCGTGCGCACGCCGGCCGACTTGGCGAGGCCAAGCCCCGCACACTGGTGCGCGCGCCGACGCGCGAAACCGGCCGCCATCCCGCACACACAGGGAGAACCGCCATATGACTGACCTGCCCCCATGGCGTCCGGGTGGCGGTGTGCCGCTCACGCGGCGCATGGTGGTGCGCGATGCGGCTCGCTTCGCCATCACCATTGGCGGCGTCGGAATGACAGTCGTGCTCATGCTCTTTCTGCTTGCCCTGTACGACGGCGTGCGCACCGAAGCCAACGGGTGGGTGGCGTCCCGTCCCATCGATGCCTGGGTGGCGCAGATGAACACCACCAACTTCATCAAGGCGTCGTCGTTCCTGCCGACGGCCGTTGGGGACACGCTTCAGGCAGAAACGGGTGTTCTCGAAGTGTCACCGCTCTTGCGCGTCATCACGCTGTTGGACGTGGGCGCGCAGCGGGTCACGGCCATCGTCATCGGGTTGGAACCCGGGTCGGCGCTGGGTCGTCCCGACGTGGTCAAGGGCTCGCCGTCGGTGCGCGGCGGCGGCATCGTGCTCGACTGGGCGCTGTCGCGCCGGATGAAGGTCGGCATCGATGATACTCTCGTCATTCAAGGCCACACGTTTCGCGTGACCGGTCTCAGCCGGGGCACCAACTCCGTGCTGACCCAATTTGCTTTCGTCACCTACGACGATGCACGCACGCTCCTTGGGCTGACGAACGTGGCCAGCTACTTCCTCGTACGGGCGGCACCGGGCATGCAGAAGGACACGCTCATCGCCCGTTTGCGCGCGCGACTGCCCAAGGCGGCAGTACTGTCGCAAGCGACATTTGCCGAGAACAACATGGACGAGATGCGCGGCGGCTTGCTGCCGATTCTCTCGACCGTGGCCGTGCTGGGCAGCATTGTCGCCGTCGCCGTGCTCACGTTGCTGCTGTACGGTTCGGTACTGGAACGACGCGAAGATTACGCGCTGCTCAAGGCCATCGGCGCGCCCTCGCGTGTCCTCGGCCGGGTGATGCTGGGTCAGGCGCTGGCCGCCGTGTGCGGCGGCATGATGGTGGGAGGCATGGTCTACGCGATCGCCGTACCGATGGCCGAGGCGCTCGCGCCGGCGGTGCCGCTGTCGCTGTCAGCGCGAAACGCCATGTTGGTCGCGGCAGGCGCACTGGTGACTGGCGCCTTTGGAGCGCTCCTGCCGCTGGGCCGCATTGCACGCATTCATCCGGCCGAGGTGTTTCGCGCATGACGACCGACCAGATGGCCGTGCGCCTCCATGGCGTCAGTCGGCATTTTGGCAAGTCGAACGACGCACTGGTACGCGCGGTCGATGGCGTAAGCCTGAGCATTCGACCGGGAGCGCTGACGCTGGTGATGGGCCCCAGCGGCAGCGGCAAGACGACCTTGTTGTCGCTGATTGGCGGATTGCTTGCGCCAAGTGCGGGAGAGGTGGAGGTCGATGGCACGCGACTCGCCGCGCTGGCTCCCGCAGCCCTCACGGCGTTTCGCCTGCGTCGGGTTGGATTCGTGTTCCAGCGATTCCGACTGCTCGACGCGCTGAGTGCCCTCGAGAACATCGAGTTACCACTGACGCTCGCCGGCGTGGGCCGCCCCGCGTCGCGGGAGCGTGCACACGCGCTGGCGGCACGCGTGGGGCTTTCCCTTCGGCATGATGCGCGCGCCGGAACGCTCAGTGGTGGCGAGCAGCAGCGCGTGGCGATCGCCCGCGCGCTGGCCAACGATCCGCGAATCCTGCTTGCCGATGAGCCCACCGGCAGCCTTGACTCCCGCGCCGGGCAGCGCATCATCGAGTTGCTGCACGCTTCGGCCATCGAGGGGACGGCCGTGTTGGTGGTTAGCCACGACGCGCGGCTGATGCCGTACGCCCATACGGTCGTGCGCATGGAGGATGGACACGTAACCACGATCGATACCGCATGAAGACGACTTTTGACACGATGGTTGCCGGGCTGCAGCGGGTCTACAGCCGGTTCGACGCCGACGCGATCGCCGACACCAGGGAGTACGTGCGCCGACTCCAGCGCACGCCGCTACGCGGCACCGCGACGCTGTCCGAGTATCATGAATGCCTGCTCTTCCTGCGCGCCCATCCGTCCGATGCGGACATGGTGCGGCTGGTGGACGCATCGCTCACGCGCCTGGCGACCTTCCTGCGGAAACGCCGCAGTGGCCATGCAGAGGCGCCCGACAGCGTGGGGCTACCGTTCGTCAGCCAGGTCACACGATTCTCGCACGACTGTGTGCGATGGTTGTCCCGTCATCCGCATTGTGCGGTGCGCTTCGAAGAGTTCGCCGAGGCCACGCTCGACCTGAACGCAGTGCTGCGGCTGACGCTCACCACCCTCGAGCGGAGCGAAACGAACGCGGAGCTCTCCAACGATGCGTTGCTGGACGTGCTCGGCGTGCGGCCCGACAGGCGTCTGGCCTTTCTCCTCGCCGAGCTGAGTCGGCTGGATGGCTCGCCGTACATCAAGGACCAACTGTACGACGCCCTGGGCGTGATGGTGCGCGTAACACCCACGCATGTCGATTTTTCCGCCGCCTTCAATCGACTTCCCGGCTCCACGCCATTCTATCAGTCGGAACGCATCAGGCAGTTCGACGCGGCCGCGCTGATCGACCGCACGCTGCCATCGGCACGACGTTTGAACACCGCCGCACGCGAACACGTCGTGCGGGTGATCCGAAACACGATGACCTTGACCAGTCGCGAGACCGATCCGGCCACCTATCTTGACGCGCGATCACTGCGCGTCTTCGACCTCGATCGCGGGGTTTCAGTTGCCATCTACGGGATGACACACGACCGGCAGCTGGCGCTCGAATCGTATGTGGGTTTCACTGCTTTCCGGAACGGCATGCCGGTGTCGTACGGTGGCGCCTGGATGCTGGGCGAGCGAGCGGACTTCGGGATGAACATTTTCGAACCCTATCGCGGCGGCGAGTCAGGCTATCTCATGTGTCAGTTGCTGCGCGTGTACCACCGGATGTTCGACGTGCGATACTTCGAGGTCGACGCACACCAGTTCGGCCTCGACAATCCCGAAGGCATCGACACTGGCGCGTTCTGGTTCTATTACCGGTATGGATTCCGCCCCGTCGACCCGGCGCTGGCGGTGCTGGCGCGTCGAGAGAAGTCGCGACTGGCCGCCAAGCCGCTCGCGCGCTCGACGCGCAAGACATTGCTCGCGCTCACCGGGAGCAGCGTGGCGCTGAGTTTCGGTGGCAGGGCGCCGATCAGCCTGTACCAGATAACCACGCGGGTAACGCGTATGGTACAGCGGCATTTTGGCGGCGACCGACCCGCCGCGGAGCGCGAGTGCGTGAGCCGCTTCCTCGCCGCTTCGGGTCGATCGCGGCCGCGCGATCCCGACCAACGCGCCGCGCTGGTCGAACTCGCGATGGTGGCCGGTGCCTTGCGTGTCACCGACGCCGCAGGCGTGCGATTACTGGCCGAGATGGTCGAGGCCAAGCCGGTCGACGTGTATCGGTACCAGCGGTTGCTGTCGGCGTTCCTGAGTACGCCGCGTGTCGCCTCGTCGCGGCAGTGAGCGCAAGGCTACGGGCGCTTGCGGATGGAGTCGGCGAGTGACGCCGGCACTCGCACACCGTACGGCGAGGCGCGTGCCACGCGCTTGAAGTACTCGTAGGCCGCATCGGCCACCTGCCGGATAGTTCGCGTGGCAACCACGTCGTCGGAGTAGTTCACCATCACCGTGACGACGTACGGATTCGCCGGCAGCGCGAACAGCCCCCACGACGTTTCCACACCCTCGACCGTACCGGGTTTCCAGGCCACCCGTACCCCGGCCGGCACGCTGCCGGGGAATTGACCATCCTTGGGAATCTCCAGGATGCGTCGCAGGTCGTCGCAACGCGTCTTCGCCATCGGCAGTTCGCACGTGTGAATGCGTCGCATCAGCTCGGCCGCTTGCGCTGGCGTGGCCACGTTCTCGTTGCCGATTGCGCTTTCCAGCGGCCGAATCATCAGGCGCTGCAGCGCGATGGCTCCGAGACGCAGTGATGCCATCGTCTTGTTCACCGCGCCCATTCCCACCTTGCCGATCAGCATGTTGGTGGCCGTGTTGTCCGACAGCACGATCATCAATACAGCCAGATCGCGCAGCGCCAGCATCGATTGTCCGTCGCCAAACCACTGCGCTACGCCCGTTCCGCCTACCTGATCCGCCGCGCGCACCGCCACGCGTTCGTCCAGTGACAGCGTGCCGGCGTCGGCCTGGCGGAACAGCTCCACCAGTAGCGGAATCTTGATGGCGCTCCCCTGCGGGAATACCAGCGTGTCGTTCACGCCGAACCGTTCACCACTCTTCAGGTCGATGACCCCGATCCCCACCACCCCATCGGTCGAGCGCGCCACCTCGACCAGTCGGGCGCGGAACTTGGCGGTGAGCTGGGCGCGCTGATCGGACTGCGCCTGCGCAGGTGACGCGAGAGTGCAGATCAGCAGTGCGGCGGTGAGCACTTTGCGCATGGTTCGGCCCAGTGGCTGAGGTGTGTCGGGGAATGTGGGTCGCGCGCAGTCGTCCGACCAGCGTGGGTTTGCCTGCAGGCCAGCCCCACCGTAAGCTCAACGCATGACCAGCCGCCGCTCCTTCATGAAAGACGCCGCCCTGCTCGGCGCCGCTTCCCTTGCCGCCGGCACTCCTGCCTTGGCCACGACCGCCGCCGACACCGCGCCCAACGGCACCGCGCCCAACGGTACCCAGCCACCGCTCAAGCCACCCGCCGGCACGCCGCAACAGGTGGCGCGCAACGAAGTATTCTGGCAGCAGGTGGCCGCACGGTATCACGTGAAATCCGGCCTCAACAACATGGAGGCCGGGTTCTTCGGCATGATGGCCCGGCCGGTGCTTGAGGCCTATCACCGCAACATCGATCGTGCCAATCGCGACAGTTCGTTCTTCGCGCGTCGCGAGTTCCCGGCGTTGCAGCAGCAGGCGCGCGTGCGCGTGGCCGAGTTCATCGGGGCGAAGCCCACCGAGATTGCGTTCTCGCGCAACGCCACCGAGGCCTTGCAGGGGCTCATCGGGCAGTACAACAAGATCAGGTCGGGCGACACCATCATGTACGCCGATCTCGACTACAACGCCATGCAGTACGCCATGAATGCGCTGGCCGAGCGCACCGGGGCGAAGCTGGTGACGTTCGACATCCCCGAGCCCGCGTCCCGCGACGCCATCCTGGCGGCATACACGAAAGCGCTGGACGCTAATCCGAAGACGAAGCTGTTGCTGCTGACCCACTGCAACAACAAGACCGGCCTGTTGTTGCCGGTAAAGGACATCGTCGCCATCGCACGGCCGCGCGGCATCGACGTGGTGGTGGACGCCGCGCATTCGTTCGGGCAGGTGTCGCTCACCATGGCTGATCTCGACGCCGATTTCGTGGGACTCAACCTCCACAAATGGATCGGTGCGCCGGTCGGTGCGGGCGTGATGTACATCCGCGAGGACAAGTTGGCGTCGATCGATCGCGCGCACGGAGACGTGGGCCCGCTGGAGGGCATCGACAGTCGCATGCATACCGGTACCAGCAACTTCGCGACAATCCTCACCATTCCCGATGCGCTGGACTTCCAGGCCACCATTGGCGTCGCCAACAAGGCGGCGCGCCTGCGATATCTGCGCGATCGCTGGGTCGGCGCCGTGCGCACAGTCTCGGGGGTGGATATCCTCACGCCGGACGATCCTGAACTCGTCGGCGCGATTACCGGGTTCCGACTGCATGGTCGCGGCACTCGCGAGGCCAATCAGGCGATCACCAAAGCGCTCCTTGACGAGTTCGGAATCTTCACGTTCTACCGAACGGGCCTCGCCAAGGGCGACTGTGTGCGCGTGACACCGGCCCTGTACAACAGCGTGGCCGACGCCGACGCCCTGGCATCGGCGATCAAGACCGTGGCTTTGCGGGGGTAGCGTCCTACCTCGTTCGTTGCAGCGCCGCCCTGATCGCTTGCTCCACGATTGGCCCCATCACCCGGTATCCTGCCTCGTTCGGGTGCACGCCATCCGCTGCCAGTTCCTTCGGCAGCCCCTGCCGCGCATCCGCCATGGCGCCGTGGAAATCCGCGTACTGCGCGTCATGCGATGTGGCATACGCGCGAATCCACGTGTTGAGCGCCACGATTTTCGGTGCCGGCTCAAGTCCGGGCTTCCACGGGTAGTCGAACACGGGCAGCACCGAGCACAAGACCACACGAATTCCGTTCGACCGCGCCAGCTCGGCCATCGACGCAAGGTTGTCCTCGATCATCTCCAGCGTTGACGGACCGGTGTTTCCGGCGATGTCATTGGTGCCGGCGAGGATCACCACGACACGGGGCTTGAGCGCAATGACGTCCTGCCGGAAGCGGACCAGCATCTGCGGCGTGGTTTGCCCGCTGATCCCGCGGCCGATGTACGGCTTGCCGGCAAACATGGTGGGGAACAGCGGCGCCCACGCCTCGGTGATGGAGTTGCCCATGAACACCACGCGCGGCTCTCCGCGCGCGGGCGGAGCGAGTTCCGCGTTGGCCTGCCGGAATCGCTGCAGCGACGCCCAGTCGGACGGCGTCGGCTGCGCCGGTGACGCCGACGCCGCGAGGCTCATGAAGACGGCGGCGAGGACGCGCATGGTCGCTCGATTCATGGCCTTCACAGCCCCATCCCGCGCAGCCACGCCAGTGCTCGCGACGCATACAGGCGCTCGTCCTCCTGGCTCGTCGAGTCGATCGTTCCGGCCAACACTTCGGCCAGGTCCGACCAGAGCAACAGCCCCACACCACCCAGGTTCTCCAATCCATCGGACCGATGCTTGCCAAGCGCGTGACGCACCTTTGTCACGTCGCGATAACTCTCCACCGCCTTGACACCCTCCTCCGAGCGCCGGCGATCAGCGACCAGCAGACTGAAGTGGAAGCGCCGAACGCCGGCGTAGTACGACCCCACGTCGATGTTGCGCAACACCTGGTCGCGGTCGGCGCGTGTGGTCGTGCGCGTACTGATGTCGCCGTGCAGCTTCGCCTCGATGAACCACACCATACTGGGTGTCTCGATGACGACATCGATTTCTGATTCGCCTTCGTCGGCGTCCACCAACAGCGCCGGTGGCGGTTCCACCGTCTTCCACAGCGCAACGGTCGCATGCTCGGCATGCGACAGCATCGCACCGGGGAAGGCGGTGGCGAACAGGTCGGGCAGCCAAATGGTGGGGGCGATCTGGCGCAGCGACCGGAATACGTTCCAGGTCACGGCATCCTCGCTATTCACACTGCGCAAGTGCTTGCGCTTGCTGGCCCGCATCGACGCGAACACCGGATCGTATCGGTCGATGATCAGGTTGTCTCGGAAGTCTTCGGCGATGAACACACCGGACTTGGATTCACGTCCCTTGGTCACGTTGTCCTCGCAATCGGGGTCTTCAGTCTTCGCACCGGCTTGCCGCATTGAGAACTTACCCGTGAATCTGCCTCGCCGTCTCGTCGCGAATCGCACGGGGGGGGGGAATCACCCGGACACGGCGCCTGTCATGAGGAACCCGATGCGCCGGTCAGGGAATTGCCCTTGTTGTCACGCCTACACCGCTTCTAGCGTGAGGGGCAGTACTCACACGTCAGGAGGCGAAATGATCCGAAATGTACTTTTGGTGCTGACCGTGGCCCTCTCGGCGTGCCTCTCGACCAACGCCACGATTCTGAATCCATCCGCGGTGAAGCACCCGCCACTCTCGGCCGATCAGGTACGCATCTACCGCACCGCTGCGCAGGTTACCGGGAAGTACGAGGAGATCGCGCTGCTCAACTCGACCGCTGAATCGAGCTGGACCAACGAGCGCGAGATGATGGAATCGATGCGCCAGAAGGCGGCCAAGCTTGGCGCAAATGGCGTCATTCTGGATGCGATCGATGAGCCTGGAGCGGCTGCCAAGGTTGCGGCTGCCGTGTTTGGAACCACTACTCAGCGGAAGGGTCGGGCGATCGCGATTTTCGTCTTCCCGGATTCCACCACGAAAACGCCATAGCGACTGCACGGCGAGCACTACTGCGCGATCCCCATCAGGTATTTCCCGTACCACGCCAGATACCGATCATACCGATCGCGCACAAAGCTCGGTCGCGTGATCCCGTGAAACTGCCCGGGATAGACCACCATCTGCGACGGCACACCAAGCGACGTGAGCGCCTGATACATCTGCTCACCGCCGGCAATCGGCACGTTGAAGTCCTTCTCCCCACCCAGGAACAACGTGGGCGTCGTGATGCGATCGGCGTGCCAGAAAGGATATGACACCTTCTCCCAGAGCTTGGGGTTCTTCCACGGCGCCCCGAGCTCGTTTTCGTACTGATAGATGTACTGGTCGGAGCCGTACATCGTTGTTTGCAGTGCACTGCCGGCCCCGCTCGTGGCCGACTTGAATCGGGTGGTCGTGGCGATCGTATAGTCAGTAAGAATGCCACCGTAGCTCCACCCGCCGATGCCCATGCGCGTGGTGTCCACGATGCCCATGCCGATGACATGGTCCACGCCCGCCATCAGATCCTGCACCTCCTTGTTTCCCCAGTCGGCGAAAATCGCCTTCTTCCACGCCTGACCCTTCCCGCTGCTGCCGCGATAGTTCACCGCCAGCACCAGGTAGCCGTTCGCGGCGAACAATTCGCGCTCGAAGGCAAAGCTGTGCTGGTCCTGCCCGTTCGGCCCGCCGTGAATGCGCAGCAACAACGGGTACTTCTTTCCGGCCTGGAAGTCCGCCGGCTTCACCAGCAACGCACCGACCGTGAGTCCGTCCTTGTTCTTGAAGGACACATCGTCCGTCATGCCCACACGCAACGCCGCGAAGATCGAGTCGTTCACGTGCGTCAGCGCGCGCAGGGTCCCGTTCTCGAACGCGTGAACCTCGGGTGTTCGAACGGCCGTGCCGGTGTTGAGTACGAGCCGCCCATTGGGCGAAACGTCGTACGCGGAGACCACGCGCCGTCCCGGCACAAGACGCGTGACCGCCCCGCCGGATGCCGGCACAGCGGCCAGGTGGACGGCGCGATCGTCTCCCAGCAGGAAGCGGAGTGTCGAACCATCGGTACTCCAGGTGAGCGCGCTCACGTCACGATCCAGCGAGGGCGCCACGTATCGCGCCGCACCACCGGCACTGGGAATAACCGCAATCTGATTCTGCGTGTACGCCGACAGCTGCGGCTCGCTCCCCTGCAGATACGCAATGGACTTTCCGTCGGGGCTCCACACCGGACCCGCATCAGGTCCGTTCCACGTGGTGAGCTTGCGCGGCGTCGCGCCGACGGTGGCGTCGATCACGTAGATGTCGCTGTTATTCGCGCGATCGGGATCGGCCTCGCCCCGTTCCGTGACAAAGGCCAACTGCCGGCCGTCGGGGGACCAGCGCACCGACGCGTCATCGACATCGCCGGTGGTGAGTTGCACCGATTTCTTCGTGGCAACGTCAACGATCCAAATGTGATCGCGCAGGCGATCAAGGTAGCCCACGATGTCGCGCTTGAAGCCGTACCGGTCCAACACGATCGGTTTGGGGTTCTTCGACTTGAGCGAGTCGGGCTTTGCCTCCTCGGGGTCGGGATCGTGCGACACCACGGCAATGCGTGTTCCGTCTGGTGACCACTCGTATTCGTTCACGCCCCCCTTCAGGTCGGTGAGACGAACCGCTTCCCCTCCAGCGCGGTCGAGCAGCCAGATCTGCCCGCCTTTCGAGTCGTAGCGGCCCGACACGAAGGACAGGTAGCGATTGTCCGGGCTGAATCGCGGATTGCTTTCCGATTCCGGCGACGCGGTCATGCGAAGCGTGCGGCTGCCATCCCAGCTCACCATCCAGACGTCGCTGTCGCTCTTGTCCTTCGCGGAGTCGGTGGTGGTGACTGTATAGGCAATCCATGCGCCGTCCGGCGAAATGCGCCCCGTACCCACGTCGCGTAGACGGTAGATATCGGTAGAACGAAGGCCGCGAGGCACTTGCGACCCGGCACCATGAGGCGTGGTCAGCAAGAGCGCTATCGACGCTGCCAGCGCACGCGATGCCGATGGATGGGAGCGGAAAAGACGGGCCATGAGCGGAACGGGACGTGAGGAGCAATTCGCGAGGATCGCGTATCGTAGCACGTTTGGCGTCAAATCGCTGCGCGTTGTAGCGCGCCCAGCAGATCACCCTTTCTGCTCGTAGTATTAGCCGTCGGGTCGCCCCGCCGACTTCCATGCTTCCACCCGTGAGGACACCATCATGATCAACCGTCGGGAGTTTATTGGCATCACCACCGGCGTGGGCGCGACACTGGGACTGACCCCGCAGCTGTTGCGCGCGCTCGCCCAGGGACCGTTGATCCAGCGCGCCATCCCGTCGTCCGGCGAGAAGATCCCCGTCATCGGGCTCGGCAGTTCGGCCACTTTCTCGCAAGTGGCACGTGCCGAGGACGTGAGCGCACTGCGCGCCGTCTTTCAGGCCATGTCCGAGCGCGGGGCCCGCGTCTTCGATACGGCACCCGGATACGGTGCCTCCGAGCAGGTCGCCGGCAAGCTGGTGAATGAACTCGGCATTGCCGAC
Proteins encoded in this window:
- a CDS encoding GH3 auxin-responsive promoter family protein; protein product: MNGGAAMANACWLASNMAARQRFHRALAAPAETQHAWLQAQLARHAASDFGNGHDFAAIADYAGFARRVPLADYDDFAPWIGRIRRGDTMVLSIDPVTHFAPTSGSSGARKLIPFTRGLTTAFDAAVGPWMLDLAHRRPRLVGGPAYWSVSPLSTTETIADPARTSDNAGAVPIGFADDAEYLGGAKAWLVRRAMAVPASIRHVRDERAFWCLSLLALLRQPELRLISVWHPSFLELLVAAAVEAWSELLEAVASGSNPWEVALPSAAHAAWRAPANRVRAAALRRIGASNWPAWWPRLQVVSCWGEQAAQSGCDRLRSRCAEDAPRVLVQRKGLLATEAVVTVPFADALPLAVCSHYFEFLQDDGDIRRAHELRPGAHYEVIVTNGGGLWRYRLGDVVECTGHLAATPTLRFLGRGGHVSDLRGEKLSEPFVAEALRGLWGDDPAPAVAVLRGWERGAAAGYELLLSTESLAGSVERVAQRLEALLWENPHYALARRLGQLAPLQVVTIGEDDARDALRAHAGRLGEAKPRTLVRAPTRETGRHPAHTGRTAI
- a CDS encoding SGNH/GDSL hydrolase family protein, whose amino-acid sequence is MNRATMRVLAAVFMSLAASASPAQPTPSDWASLQRFRQANAELAPPARGEPRVVFMGNSITEAWAPLFPTMFAGKPYIGRGISGQTTPQMLVRFRQDVIALKPRVVVILAGTNDIAGNTGPSTLEMIEDNLASMAELARSNGIRVVLCSVLPVFDYPWKPGLEPAPKIVALNTWIRAYATSHDAQYADFHGAMADARQGLPKELAADGVHPNEAGYRVMGPIVEQAIRAALQRTR
- a CDS encoding ABC transporter permease — protein: MTDLPPWRPGGGVPLTRRMVVRDAARFAITIGGVGMTVVLMLFLLALYDGVRTEANGWVASRPIDAWVAQMNTTNFIKASSFLPTAVGDTLQAETGVLEVSPLLRVITLLDVGAQRVTAIVIGLEPGSALGRPDVVKGSPSVRGGGIVLDWALSRRMKVGIDDTLVIQGHTFRVTGLSRGTNSVLTQFAFVTYDDARTLLGLTNVASYFLVRAAPGMQKDTLIARLRARLPKAAVLSQATFAENNMDEMRGGLLPILSTVAVLGSIVAVAVLTLLLYGSVLERREDYALLKAIGAPSRVLGRVMLGQALAAVCGGMMVGGMVYAIAVPMAEALAPAVPLSLSARNAMLVAAGALVTGAFGALLPLGRIARIHPAEVFRA
- a CDS encoding aminotransferase class V-fold PLP-dependent enzyme codes for the protein MTSRRSFMKDAALLGAASLAAGTPALATTAADTAPNGTAPNGTQPPLKPPAGTPQQVARNEVFWQQVAARYHVKSGLNNMEAGFFGMMARPVLEAYHRNIDRANRDSSFFARREFPALQQQARVRVAEFIGAKPTEIAFSRNATEALQGLIGQYNKIRSGDTIMYADLDYNAMQYAMNALAERTGAKLVTFDIPEPASRDAILAAYTKALDANPKTKLLLLTHCNNKTGLLLPVKDIVAIARPRGIDVVVDAAHSFGQVSLTMADLDADFVGLNLHKWIGAPVGAGVMYIREDKLASIDRAHGDVGPLEGIDSRMHTGTSNFATILTIPDALDFQATIGVANKAARLRYLRDRWVGAVRTVSGVDILTPDDPELVGAITGFRLHGRGTREANQAITKALLDEFGIFTFYRTGLAKGDCVRVTPALYNSVADADALASAIKTVALRG
- a CDS encoding S9 family peptidase; the protein is MARLFRSHPSASRALAASIALLLTTPHGAGSQVPRGLRSTDIYRLRDVGTGRISPDGAWIAYTVTTTDSAKDKSDSDVWMVSWDGSRTLRMTASPESESNPRFSPDNRYLSFVSGRYDSKGGQIWLLDRAGGEAVRLTDLKGGVNEYEWSPDGTRIAVVSHDPDPEEAKPDSLKSKNPKPIVLDRYGFKRDIVGYLDRLRDHIWIVDVATKKSVQLTTGDVDDASVRWSPDGRQLAFVTERGEADPDRANNSDIYVIDATVGATPRKLTTWNGPDAGPVWSPDGKSIAYLQGSEPQLSAYTQNQIAVIPSAGGAARYVAPSLDRDVSALTWSTDGSTLRFLLGDDRAVHLAAVPASGGAVTRLVPGRRVVSAYDVSPNGRLVLNTGTAVRTPEVHAFENGTLRALTHVNDSIFAALRVGMTDDVSFKNKDGLTVGALLVKPADFQAGKKYPLLLRIHGGPNGQDQHSFAFERELFAANGYLVLAVNYRGSSGKGQAWKKAIFADWGNKEVQDLMAGVDHVIGMGIVDTTRMGIGGWSYGGILTDYTIATTTRFKSATSGAGSALQTTMYGSDQYIYQYENELGAPWKNPKLWEKVSYPFWHADRITTPTLFLGGEKDFNVPIAGGEQMYQALTSLGVPSQMVVYPGQFHGITRPSFVRDRYDRYLAWYGKYLMGIAQ
- a CDS encoding serine hydrolase, with the translated sequence MRKVLTAALLICTLASPAQAQSDQRAQLTAKFRARLVEVARSTDGVVGIGVIDLKSGERFGVNDTLVFPQGSAIKIPLLVELFRQADAGTLSLDERVAVRAADQVGGTGVAQWFGDGQSMLALRDLAVLMIVLSDNTATNMLIGKVGMGAVNKTMASLRLGAIALQRLMIRPLESAIGNENVATPAQAAELMRRIHTCELPMAKTRCDDLRRILEIPKDGQFPGSVPAGVRVAWKPGTVEGVETSWGLFALPANPYVVTVMVNYSDDVVATRTIRQVADAAYEYFKRVARASPYGVRVPASLADSIRKRP
- a CDS encoding ABC transporter ATP-binding protein, which produces MAVRLHGVSRHFGKSNDALVRAVDGVSLSIRPGALTLVMGPSGSGKTTLLSLIGGLLAPSAGEVEVDGTRLAALAPAALTAFRLRRVGFVFQRFRLLDALSALENIELPLTLAGVGRPASRERAHALAARVGLSLRHDARAGTLSGGEQQRVAIARALANDPRILLADEPTGSLDSRAGQRIIELLHASAIEGTAVLVVSHDARLMPYAHTVVRMEDGHVTTIDTA